One Thermodesulfobacteriota bacterium DNA window includes the following coding sequences:
- a CDS encoding ATP-dependent DNA helicase produces MTVSILEPWGILSKKLANYESRPEQIRMSEATNDALKNNKYLLVEAETGIGKTIAYLIPAILSGKKIIVSSGTKNLQEQIYFKDIPLLKEILPVDFNAIYMKGRNNYLCLRRFRQYTAQPFLRFDGDLSHHEEIKKWATTTETGDRSEIDNLPDDYPLWDDICSKSDLCLGQKCETFDTCFITRMRQHAAAADIIIVNHHLFFADLAVKKSGFGEIIPGYDAVIFDEAHQLEDVVTNYFGIMISNFRFAELIRDIQRKLGLGKINDKGINQRLDSLMQRQEKFFNSFGSTVTRYRLKEDILNDNTLKQFGEILNSLDLISARLNSLENKTDEIRACSKRVSDIKDQLTFIVTLQSPLYVYWCENRGKGIFLHASPIDVSYELNTRLFSNLKCIIFTSATISTNKSFSYFKNRLGLHGDINELSLSSHFDYERQAILYLPKGIPDPNTSKFVDAISEEIEKILTISSGRAFVLFTSYKNMKEVYERLRERLDFLLLLQGEKPKSHLLMEFKRDVNSVLLATHSFWEGVDVQGEALSCVIIDRLPFASPSEPVVEARIENIIRSGGSPFLDYQLPSAIITLKQGIGRLIRNKKDRGVISILDNRILTREYGEIFINNLPNCPITNNLDDIKKFFN; encoded by the coding sequence ATGACGGTTTCAATCTTAGAGCCCTGGGGTATCCTCTCTAAAAAGTTAGCGAATTATGAGTCCCGTCCGGAGCAGATAAGGATGTCTGAGGCTACCAACGATGCCTTAAAAAACAATAAATACCTGCTTGTTGAAGCGGAAACAGGGATTGGCAAGACTATTGCGTACCTTATCCCTGCTATTTTAAGCGGCAAAAAGATTATTGTCTCTTCTGGGACAAAGAACCTCCAGGAGCAAATCTATTTCAAAGACATCCCTCTCTTAAAAGAGATCCTTCCTGTTGATTTCAATGCTATCTATATGAAAGGAAGGAATAACTATCTCTGTCTGAGGCGTTTCAGGCAATACACTGCCCAGCCCTTTCTGAGATTCGATGGAGATTTGTCTCATCATGAAGAGATCAAAAAATGGGCAACAACCACGGAGACGGGAGACCGCTCAGAAATTGACAATCTGCCTGATGATTATCCCCTCTGGGATGATATCTGTTCAAAGAGTGACCTTTGCTTAGGACAAAAGTGTGAAACTTTCGACACCTGTTTTATTACCCGTATGCGACAACATGCTGCTGCTGCTGACATTATTATCGTAAACCACCATCTCTTCTTTGCAGATTTAGCGGTAAAGAAGTCCGGCTTTGGAGAAATAATACCCGGCTACGATGCAGTAATCTTCGATGAGGCACATCAACTGGAAGATGTGGTTACCAATTACTTTGGTATAATGATAAGTAATTTTAGATTTGCAGAGCTGATCAGAGATATTCAGAGAAAGCTGGGATTGGGTAAAATCAATGATAAAGGGATAAATCAAAGACTGGATTCTTTAATGCAGAGACAAGAGAAATTCTTTAACAGCTTCGGAAGCACTGTAACGAGATACCGATTGAAGGAAGATATTCTTAATGACAATACCTTAAAGCAGTTTGGCGAGATTTTAAATAGCCTGGATCTGATCTCTGCCAGGCTTAACAGTCTGGAGAACAAAACCGATGAAATCAGGGCTTGCAGCAAAAGGGTATCAGACATAAAAGACCAATTAACCTTTATTGTTACCCTTCAAAGCCCCCTGTATGTCTATTGGTGTGAAAACAGAGGGAAGGGCATATTTCTCCATGCATCACCCATTGACGTATCCTATGAGCTGAATACCCGACTGTTCAGCAACCTCAAATGTATCATTTTCACCTCTGCTACGATTTCTACCAATAAGAGTTTTAGTTACTTTAAAAATCGCCTGGGGCTTCATGGGGATATCAACGAATTATCCCTGAGTTCCCACTTCGATTATGAAAGACAGGCTATTCTCTATCTGCCGAAAGGGATACCTGACCCGAATACATCCAAATTTGTTGATGCTATATCTGAGGAGATTGAAAAGATACTGACTATCAGCTCCGGAAGGGCATTTGTTTTATTTACAAGTTATAAGAACATGAAAGAGGTCTATGAAAGGTTAAGGGAACGACTGGACTTTTTGCTTTTACTCCAGGGGGAAAAGCCAAAGTCTCATTTGCTTATGGAATTTAAAAGAGACGTCAACTCTGTATTATTAGCCACCCATAGTTTCTGGGAAGGGGTGGATGTTCAGGGTGAGGCACTGAGCTGTGTTATTATTGATAGGTTACCCTTCGCCTCCCCTTCGGAACCCGTAGTTGAAGCCAGAATCGAAAATATCATAAGAAGTGGAGGGTCCCCCTTTCTTGATTATCAATTACCATCGGCCATTATAACATTGAAACAGGGAATAGGCAGGTTAATTAGAAACAAAAAAGACAGAGGGGTTATTTCTATAT
- a CDS encoding ATP-binding protein, translating to MVNRDSSRINIQELKRRKRERYIILFTTVLVIFLTFLGIYSSKISNQLPIANNILVFGLININVILLLLIAFLVVRNIVKLVFERKKNILGSKLRTKFVVAFVSLSIVPTVLLFFVAAGFITNSIENWFSIQVENSLQESLTVAQAYYQNSGNNAVYYAKQISQGIAENRLLARGEQESLGRFIKSKLGQYNLGAIEVFSDKKEGLAKAVNNEIPFENFPMEDSKLVQEGLKGESTTKIQSAGKGELIRGVVPVYLAGKDEKPVGVVIVNYFVPLSLVAKMAEISSTFAEYKQLKMLKNPIKTSYFITLSIVTLLIIFSAIWFGFYLAKEITVPVQKLANGIHEVANGNLDLHIEAGTDDEIGSLMNSFNKMTLDLKASKSMLEEANIGLKNTNIELDQRRIYMEILLKNVGAGVISIDKEDRVSTINKSAEKMFGIKAERAINRPYNEVFASEYLNEVKKLLEEVTGSIGGTIKRQIRLSLPEETLTLLISVAVLKDEDRNYMGLVVVFDDLTRLQKAQRAEAWREVARRIAHEIKNPLTPIKLSAQRLRKRYLNKFSENGKVFDECTKTIIDQVEDLKGLVNEFSNFARLPSTNLYPNDINKIIKDTLVLYQEAHSNIKFEFKEGKHVPIFDMDREQIRRVIINLLDNSVDSIEKKGTVVIETFYDDALQVARIEIADTGCGIPQEEKSRLFEPYFSTKKSGTGLGLSIVNTIVSDHNGYIRVKENYPKGSRFIVELPIRV from the coding sequence ATGGTAAATAGAGATTCTTCAAGGATTAACATTCAGGAATTGAAAAGGCGAAAACGCGAACGTTATATAATTTTGTTTACAACCGTTCTGGTTATCTTCCTTACATTTCTGGGAATATACTCATCAAAAATAAGCAATCAACTTCCCATTGCCAATAATATATTGGTCTTCGGGTTAATAAATATAAATGTGATTTTGCTGCTCCTTATAGCTTTTCTGGTTGTAAGGAACATTGTAAAACTGGTTTTCGAAAGAAAGAAAAACATACTCGGTTCGAAACTGCGCACCAAATTTGTTGTAGCCTTCGTTAGTCTGTCTATCGTCCCAACTGTTCTATTGTTTTTTGTGGCAGCCGGGTTCATAACCAACAGCATTGAAAACTGGTTTAGTATTCAAGTTGAAAACTCTCTTCAAGAGTCTCTTACAGTCGCGCAGGCATATTATCAGAATTCTGGGAATAACGCCGTATATTATGCAAAACAGATAAGTCAGGGTATAGCAGAAAATAGACTTTTAGCCCGGGGAGAACAGGAGTCTCTGGGGAGGTTTATCAAATCCAAACTGGGTCAATACAACCTGGGAGCAATAGAGGTGTTTTCAGACAAAAAAGAAGGGTTGGCAAAGGCAGTTAATAATGAAATACCTTTTGAAAATTTCCCTATGGAAGACTCAAAACTGGTACAGGAAGGATTGAAAGGAGAGAGTACTACCAAGATTCAATCAGCAGGTAAGGGGGAACTGATCAGAGGGGTAGTCCCTGTCTATCTTGCAGGGAAAGATGAAAAACCTGTCGGAGTGGTAATAGTAAATTATTTTGTGCCTCTGAGCCTGGTTGCTAAAATGGCAGAGATATCTTCAACCTTTGCAGAATATAAACAGCTTAAAATGCTAAAAAATCCTATCAAGACAAGTTACTTTATAACCCTCTCAATAGTTACTCTACTTATAATATTTTCAGCTATATGGTTTGGTTTTTACCTGGCAAAAGAGATTACAGTGCCAGTCCAAAAATTAGCAAATGGGATACACGAGGTTGCGAATGGGAATCTGGACCTGCATATAGAAGCTGGCACCGATGATGAGATTGGAAGTTTAATGAACTCGTTTAACAAGATGACGCTTGATCTCAAGGCCAGTAAATCAATGCTTGAAGAAGCAAATATTGGATTGAAAAACACCAATATAGAACTTGATCAACGTAGAATATACATGGAGATACTATTAAAAAATGTAGGCGCTGGTGTTATTTCTATTGACAAGGAAGACAGGGTTAGTACCATAAACAAATCGGCAGAAAAGATGTTTGGAATAAAGGCTGAACGTGCAATAAACAGACCATATAATGAGGTGTTTGCTTCCGAATATCTGAATGAGGTGAAAAAACTGTTGGAAGAGGTAACTGGCTCTATCGGCGGGACTATTAAGAGACAGATAAGATTGTCTTTGCCAGAGGAAACCTTGACTTTACTGATAAGTGTTGCTGTGCTAAAAGATGAGGATAGAAACTATATGGGGTTGGTGGTGGTCTTTGATGATTTGACCCGACTACAAAAAGCACAAAGAGCAGAAGCATGGCGGGAGGTGGCTCGGCGCATAGCCCATGAGATTAAGAATCCCCTTACCCCTATAAAACTCTCTGCCCAGCGATTAAGGAAAAGGTATTTAAATAAATTTTCTGAGAATGGTAAGGTTTTTGATGAATGCACAAAGACAATAATTGACCAAGTGGAAGACTTAAAAGGCTTGGTAAATGAGTTTTCGAATTTTGCCCGCTTGCCCTCAACCAACCTTTACCCAAATGATATAAATAAGATAATTAAAGATACCCTGGTTCTGTATCAGGAAGCCCATAGTAATATAAAATTTGAATTTAAAGAGGGTAAGCATGTTCCGATCTTTGATATGGACAGAGAACAGATTAGAAGAGTAATAATTAACCTACTGGATAATTCTGTTGATTCTATTGAAAAAAAGGGAACGGTTGTCATAGAGACATTTTATGATGATGCCCTTCAGGTAGCCAGGATAGAAATTGCTGATACCGGTTGTGGAATTCCTCAAGAGGAAAAGTCAAGACTATTTGAACCTTATTTTTCTACAAAGAAGTCAGGAACTGGATTAGGTTTATCGATAGTCAATACGATAGTTTCTGACCATAACGGGTATATAAGGGTAAAAGAAAACTACCCTAAGGGATCAAGGTTTATAGTTGAGTTGCCAATTAGGGTTTAA
- a CDS encoding single-stranded DNA-binding protein, translating to MSVNKVILIGRLGADPEVRYTSDGTAVATFRIATTKRWSNQQGEKEEKTEWHRIVAWRRLGEICGEYLSKGKQVYIEGELQTRSWEDKDGNKRWATEVVASNMQMLGSPADQDRTRKDFEGSPKQDAGFDTEDDIPF from the coding sequence ATGTCAGTAAACAAGGTAATACTAATTGGAAGATTGGGAGCCGACCCGGAAGTAAGATATACCAGCGACGGGACGGCTGTAGCTACTTTCCGCATAGCCACCACTAAGAGATGGTCCAATCAACAGGGGGAAAAGGAAGAGAAAACGGAGTGGCACCGTATCGTAGCATGGAGAAGACTGGGAGAGATATGCGGGGAATACCTGTCAAAAGGCAAGCAGGTTTATATTGAAGGCGAGTTGCAGACCCGTTCATGGGAAGATAAAGACGGCAACAAGAGATGGGCAACCGAAGTTGTTGCTTCCAACATGCAGATGTTAGGAAGCCCTGCTGACCAGGATAGAACCAGGAAGGATTTTGAGGGGAGTCCTAAACAGGATGCGGGTTTTGATACTGAGGATGATATACCTTTTTAA
- a CDS encoding DUF4390 domain-containing protein, which yields MKPCRSAQACVVIILLIILFLPANALCKKARIKDVIVTNTPKDLLIYFSVEGCFTKKMEEAILNGISTTFTFFIDLYHPRSFWFDKTLATITVRHTIVYNNLRNEFIVTLNSKDKKELILKDFLEAKKAMAEVDGITVIPMSSLKKNNKYYVRIKAKLDTIRLPFFLDYVLFFVSLWDFETDWYTESFIY from the coding sequence ATGAAACCCTGTCGTTCTGCTCAAGCGTGTGTAGTCATTATACTACTGATCATTCTTTTTCTCCCAGCGAATGCCCTTTGTAAAAAAGCAAGAATTAAAGATGTAATTGTAACTAACACACCTAAGGACCTTCTGATCTATTTCTCTGTGGAAGGCTGTTTTACCAAAAAAATGGAAGAGGCAATCCTCAATGGTATCTCAACTACCTTTACGTTTTTTATTGATTTATATCACCCTCGTAGTTTCTGGTTTGATAAAACCCTTGCAACGATTACTGTTAGACACACTATTGTTTATAATAACCTTAGGAATGAATTCATAGTTACTCTCAATTCAAAAGATAAAAAAGAGTTAATTTTAAAAGACTTTTTAGAAGCCAAAAAGGCAATGGCAGAGGTGGATGGGATTACTGTTATACCTATGAGTTCTTTAAAAAAGAACAATAAATATTATGTGAGGATAAAGGCAAAACTGGACACTATAAGACTTCCATTTTTTCTCGATTATGTGTTATTCTTTGTTTCTCTGTGGGACTTTGAGACCGACTGGTATACTGAGTCGTTTATTTATTGA
- a CDS encoding outer membrane protein assembly factor BamD: MKALIGKRLLLFVFLSLSLSITSCFWTKERKVNTVEGLFNQAFTYYQEEKYRKAREAFEELRDNYPLSKYSIVAELRIADSYYHEKEYGEAIAHYEDFRKLHPTNPVIPYVIYQTGMSYFKQTLPIDRDQTFTENAVKQFEYLISRYPSTTYASSAQKELEICKEKLAQREFYVGHLYFKRKKYKSALYRLNGILENFPKSSIKDKVYFYIGESYLSLEEKEKAKTALTHLVENYPNSEHYSKAKKLLAKLR, from the coding sequence ATGAAGGCATTAATTGGAAAACGGCTCCTTTTGTTCGTGTTCTTATCCCTATCATTATCGATAACCAGCTGTTTTTGGACAAAAGAAAGGAAAGTTAATACCGTTGAGGGGTTGTTTAATCAAGCTTTTACTTACTATCAAGAGGAAAAATACAGAAAAGCACGGGAGGCATTTGAGGAACTGAGAGACAATTACCCTTTAAGTAAATATTCCATTGTAGCAGAGCTGAGGATAGCTGACTCCTATTATCACGAAAAGGAATACGGTGAGGCAATAGCTCATTATGAAGATTTCAGAAAACTTCATCCCACCAATCCCGTTATCCCTTACGTCATATATCAGACTGGCATGTCTTATTTTAAACAGACTCTACCCATAGACAGGGATCAGACATTCACTGAAAACGCTGTCAAACAATTTGAATATCTTATCTCCAGGTACCCTTCCACCACTTATGCAAGCTCAGCTCAGAAGGAACTGGAAATATGTAAAGAGAAGTTGGCACAGCGTGAGTTTTATGTGGGGCATCTCTATTTTAAAAGAAAGAAGTACAAATCAGCCCTCTACAGGCTCAATGGAATTTTGGAAAATTTTCCTAAATCCAGCATTAAAGACAAGGTATACTTCTATATTGGAGAGTCCTATCTGTCCTTAGAGGAGAAAGAAAAAGCAAAAACTGCGCTTACTCATCTGGTAGAAAACTACCCCAATAGTGAGCATTACAGTAAAGCCAAGAAGCTTTTGGCAAAGCTCAGGTAG
- a CDS encoding sigma-54 dependent transcriptional regulator, which translates to MKKSILIVDDEEGIRKSLSGILKDEGFNVSLASDGMEAIQKVDKERPDLALLDIWMPGLDGIEVLKRIKAMSPKLVVIMISGHGTIETAVKATKLGAYDFIEKPLSLEKVVLTINHALSFQRLEKENEILREKIHKGYEIIGNSEAITKLKQQIAVAAPTNGWILISGENGTGKELVARSIHRKSLRADNPFVEVNCAAIPEELIESELFGHEKGAFTGASFQKKGKFDLANGGTIFLDEIADMSLKTQAKILRILQEQKFERVGGTKSISIDVRVIAATNKDLKKEMDTGTFREDLYYRLNVIPLEVPPLRERREDIPLLVSQFFREFCTENGKEPKEISKEALDILIGYDWPGNVRELKNVIERLVIMTPGIVIVAEDIPASITGELRTEGKDLLFQHKSLKVARDEFERLFIKEKLKSFGDNVSETAHAIGIERTHLHRKIKSLGIEMER; encoded by the coding sequence ATGAAAAAGAGTATCTTGATAGTTGACGATGAAGAAGGTATAAGGAAATCTTTAAGCGGGATATTAAAAGACGAGGGTTTCAATGTGTCTCTGGCTAGCGATGGAATGGAGGCTATCCAGAAGGTTGATAAGGAGAGGCCTGATTTAGCGCTTCTCGACATCTGGATGCCTGGACTTGATGGTATCGAGGTTTTGAAAAGGATAAAAGCAATGTCTCCGAAGCTGGTGGTTATTATGATTTCAGGACACGGTACGATAGAGACGGCAGTTAAGGCGACAAAACTAGGGGCATATGACTTTATTGAGAAACCACTATCCCTGGAGAAAGTCGTCTTAACAATAAACCATGCCCTCAGTTTCCAGCGATTGGAAAAGGAAAATGAGATTCTGCGCGAGAAGATTCACAAGGGGTATGAAATAATAGGCAACAGTGAAGCGATTACAAAACTAAAACAGCAGATTGCAGTAGCTGCCCCAACCAATGGGTGGATTTTAATATCAGGAGAAAATGGAACAGGAAAGGAATTGGTAGCCCGTTCAATCCACAGGAAGAGTCTCAGGGCCGATAATCCATTTGTTGAAGTAAACTGTGCTGCAATTCCGGAAGAATTGATTGAAAGCGAGTTGTTTGGCCACGAAAAAGGTGCCTTCACAGGGGCGTCTTTTCAAAAGAAGGGTAAGTTCGACCTGGCCAATGGAGGCACTATCTTTCTGGATGAGATAGCTGATATGAGTTTGAAAACTCAGGCAAAGATACTGAGGATTCTCCAGGAACAGAAGTTTGAACGGGTAGGTGGAACTAAGAGCATCAGCATAGATGTTAGGGTAATCGCTGCTACCAATAAGGATTTAAAGAAAGAGATGGATACTGGAACCTTTAGGGAAGACCTCTATTATAGGTTGAATGTTATTCCCCTCGAGGTTCCTCCTCTTAGGGAAAGAAGGGAAGATATACCCCTGTTGGTATCGCAATTTTTCAGGGAGTTTTGTACAGAGAATGGGAAAGAGCCAAAAGAGATTTCAAAGGAAGCTTTAGATATACTGATAGGGTATGACTGGCCCGGTAATGTTCGGGAATTAAAAAATGTTATTGAGAGGCTAGTGATTATGACCCCCGGGATAGTAATCGTGGCAGAAGACATCCCAGCTTCGATAACAGGAGAGTTAAGGACAGAGGGGAAGGATTTGCTTTTTCAGCATAAGTCCTTGAAGGTTGCAAGGGATGAATTTGAAAGACTATTTATTAAAGAAAAGCTGAAGAGCTTTGGTGATAATGTGTCCGAAACAGCCCATGCTATAGGTATTGAAAGAACCCACCTGCACAGAAAAATCAAAAGCCTGGGCATAGAGATGGAAAGATAG
- the alaS gene encoding alanine--tRNA ligase: MTGSEIRQRFLKYFEKKGHAIVGSSSLIPKQDPTLLFTNAGMVQFKGVFLGEEKMEYPRAVTSQKCVRAGGKHNDLENVGVTARHHTFFEMLGNFSFGDYFKEEAIDMSWEFLTGELGLPHDEMWITVFKDDDEASDIWRARVGVPDSKIVRMGEEDNFWAMGETGPCGPCSEILIDQGEGVGCGKSTCKVGCDCDRFLELWNLVFMQFDRNSEGILTPLPKPSIDTGMGLERISAVVQGVKTNYDTDLFKALIGIVEGLSGRKYGDNERDDISIKVIVDHSRAITFLIGDGVLPSNEGRGYVLRRIMRRAARHGKLLGLDKPFLYKVSGTVVDVMREAYPELADARNYIAKLTHNEEEHFSQTLNSGLAILNEEMERLRGSEEKQIPGHLLFKLYDTYGFPADLAYEAAKDAGFVLDEKGFQSAMNEQRQRAKESWKGSGEEEISEIYKKLVKNKIESSFSGYESKGFDISGSVLAIIKDGREVESAYEGDYIEVVTKHTPFYGESGGQIGDTGAIINDVLFFEVEDTLRPLPNLIVHRGKIKKGSVKKDDRVSFNLNKDRRQKIALNHTATHLLHTALREVMGDHVKQSGSLVAPERLRFDFTHFSQLTKRELLRIEELVNQKIRENVEVETHVMPVTKALESGAIALFGEKYSGEVRVVNIHGYSKELCGGTHTRRTGDIGIFKIINESGVAAGVRRIEALTGEEALGHINKEEDTLKEVGLILKVRKDEIIDKLEKLLRHNKNLEKEIESLQGRFASRQSEDLLDLVKDVEGIRVLSAKVNIDNPKGLRELADKLKCRLKSGIILLAGQKDKDVMLVLVVTKDITNRFDAGSIMKEIAKMVGGSGGGRPDMAQAGGNKLKGLDKALGSIYEIVKKTVST; this comes from the coding sequence ATGACTGGCAGTGAAATAAGACAAAGATTTTTGAAGTACTTTGAGAAAAAGGGACATGCGATAGTCGGCAGCTCCTCATTGATCCCCAAACAGGACCCGACCCTGCTCTTTACCAACGCGGGTATGGTTCAGTTTAAAGGGGTGTTTTTGGGGGAAGAGAAGATGGAATACCCCCGGGCAGTAACATCTCAAAAATGTGTTCGTGCAGGAGGCAAACACAATGATCTGGAAAACGTAGGAGTAACCGCCCGCCATCATACCTTCTTTGAAATGTTAGGCAACTTTTCTTTTGGTGATTATTTTAAGGAAGAGGCCATTGATATGAGCTGGGAGTTCCTGACCGGGGAATTGGGTCTTCCTCATGATGAGATGTGGATTACCGTGTTTAAGGATGATGATGAGGCTTCTGATATCTGGAGAGCTAGGGTTGGGGTACCAGATAGTAAGATTGTCAGGATGGGAGAAGAAGATAACTTCTGGGCAATGGGAGAGACGGGCCCCTGTGGTCCTTGTTCAGAGATCCTGATAGACCAGGGAGAGGGTGTGGGATGTGGAAAATCCACCTGTAAGGTGGGGTGTGATTGTGATAGATTCTTGGAGCTATGGAATTTAGTATTCATGCAATTTGACCGCAACTCAGAGGGAATATTGACTCCTCTTCCCAAGCCCAGCATTGATACAGGTATGGGACTGGAGAGGATAAGTGCTGTTGTTCAGGGGGTAAAGACCAACTATGACACCGACCTGTTTAAGGCATTGATTGGCATTGTGGAAGGACTTTCTGGCAGAAAATATGGTGACAACGAGAGGGATGATATTTCCATAAAGGTTATAGTAGATCATAGCCGGGCTATAACCTTCCTCATAGGGGACGGGGTACTACCTTCCAATGAGGGCAGAGGATATGTTCTCAGGCGTATTATGAGGAGGGCTGCCCGTCATGGGAAGCTGCTTGGTCTGGATAAACCCTTCTTGTATAAGGTCTCAGGTACTGTGGTGGATGTTATGAGGGAGGCTTATCCTGAACTTGCAGATGCAAGGAATTACATAGCCAAACTCACCCATAATGAAGAAGAACATTTCTCCCAAACCCTGAATAGCGGTCTTGCTATATTGAATGAAGAAATGGAAAGGTTAAGAGGCAGTGAGGAGAAACAAATTCCAGGCCATTTGCTTTTTAAACTCTACGATACTTACGGATTCCCGGCAGATCTGGCATATGAGGCGGCGAAGGATGCAGGATTTGTCCTAGATGAAAAAGGCTTTCAAAGTGCCATGAATGAACAGAGGCAAAGGGCAAAAGAATCCTGGAAGGGATCGGGAGAAGAAGAGATTTCTGAGATATATAAAAAGCTTGTCAAGAATAAGATTGAATCTTCCTTCTCCGGCTATGAAAGCAAAGGCTTCGACATATCAGGCTCCGTGTTGGCCATTATTAAGGATGGCAGGGAAGTGGAATCCGCCTATGAGGGGGATTATATTGAAGTTGTGACAAAACACACCCCTTTTTATGGGGAATCAGGGGGACAGATTGGGGATACCGGGGCAATCATAAACGATGTCCTTTTTTTTGAAGTAGAGGATACTTTGAGGCCCCTGCCAAATTTAATTGTTCATAGAGGTAAAATCAAAAAGGGTTCCGTTAAGAAGGATGACAGGGTATCTTTTAATCTTAATAAAGATAGGCGACAAAAGATTGCCCTCAATCACACAGCGACCCACCTACTCCACACTGCCTTACGGGAGGTAATGGGAGACCATGTGAAACAGTCAGGATCTCTTGTCGCTCCCGAAAGGCTTCGATTTGACTTTACTCACTTCTCTCAACTAACTAAGAGAGAGCTTCTTAGGATAGAGGAACTTGTCAACCAAAAGATTAGGGAAAACGTAGAGGTTGAAACCCATGTGATGCCAGTAACGAAGGCTTTAGAGAGCGGGGCTATAGCCCTTTTCGGGGAGAAATACAGCGGTGAGGTAAGGGTTGTAAACATACATGGTTATAGCAAAGAGCTCTGCGGGGGTACCCATACAAGGCGCACAGGGGATATTGGTATTTTTAAGATAATCAATGAGTCCGGTGTTGCCGCTGGTGTGAGGAGAATAGAAGCATTAACAGGTGAGGAGGCATTAGGGCATATAAACAAGGAAGAAGATACATTAAAAGAAGTCGGATTAATCCTGAAAGTCAGGAAAGATGAGATAATCGACAAATTAGAGAAGCTGCTCCGGCATAACAAAAATCTGGAGAAGGAAATAGAGTCTCTTCAAGGCAGATTCGCAAGCAGGCAATCAGAAGACCTGTTAGATCTGGTTAAGGATGTTGAAGGGATTAGGGTATTGTCTGCAAAGGTAAATATAGATAACCCAAAAGGCTTAAGGGAGTTGGCTGATAAATTGAAATGTCGGTTGAAATCAGGAATCATCCTCCTTGCCGGGCAAAAGGATAAAGATGTCATGTTAGTTCTTGTGGTTACAAAGGATATTACCAATAGATTTGATGCAGGCAGCATAATGAAAGAGATTGCCAAAATGGTTGGTGGTAGTGGTGGTGGTAGACCAGATATGGCTCAGGCCGGGGGAAACAAACTAAAAGGTCTCGATAAAGCACTGGGGAGTATTTATGAGATAGTTAAGAAAACTGTTTCTACCTGA
- a CDS encoding acyltransferase: MLSFLPGLVRGVLSILMYFINTVLVPIQLVPLALLKLIVPINAWRKLCNRMLNGIAGNWVSLNKLNLRLMNKINWDVSGVEDLKPNEWYLVVANHQSWVDILILQNIFHRKIPFLKFFAKKQMIWVPLVGLACWALDFPFMRRYSEDYLQKRPHLRGKDMEITRRACEKFKTIPVSVMNFLEGTRFTAEKHRKQQSPYTNLLKPRAGGIAFVLAAMGEQLHRILDVTIVYPQNTKSLWAFLCGKVDEIKVRVQSFPIRKETIGDYSQDMEFRKLFQNWLNTFWAEKDKCINALLH, encoded by the coding sequence ATGCTGAGTTTCTTGCCAGGTTTAGTTCGTGGGGTTTTGTCGATCTTAATGTATTTTATCAATACGGTTTTGGTTCCGATTCAGCTGGTTCCGCTAGCGCTTTTAAAACTGATTGTGCCTATCAATGCCTGGCGTAAGCTCTGTAACAGAATGCTGAACGGCATTGCCGGCAATTGGGTTTCTTTAAACAAGCTCAATCTACGGCTCATGAATAAAATTAACTGGGATGTAAGCGGTGTTGAAGACCTGAAACCCAATGAATGGTATCTTGTTGTAGCCAATCATCAGTCGTGGGTTGATATCCTCATTTTGCAAAATATATTTCACCGCAAGATCCCGTTCCTGAAATTCTTTGCGAAGAAACAAATGATCTGGGTACCGCTTGTCGGACTTGCCTGCTGGGCATTGGATTTCCCATTCATGAGACGTTATTCTGAGGACTACCTTCAAAAGCGCCCACATCTAAGGGGCAAGGATATGGAAATAACCCGGAGAGCCTGCGAAAAGTTCAAAACGATCCCTGTGTCCGTTATGAACTTTCTGGAAGGGACTCGCTTCACGGCAGAAAAACATCGAAAACAACAATCGCCGTATACCAACCTGTTAAAACCCAGGGCTGGAGGCATTGCTTTTGTGCTTGCTGCCATGGGGGAGCAGCTGCATCGCATCTTAGATGTAACCATCGTGTATCCACAAAATACTAAGAGCCTCTGGGCATTTCTCTGCGGCAAAGTCGATGAAATTAAAGTAAGGGTTCAATCATTCCCAATTCGTAAAGAAACAATAGGGGATTATTCCCAAGACATGGAATTCCGCAAACTATTCCAGAACTGGCTAAATACATTTTGGGCTGAAAAAGACAAATGTATAAACGCCTTGCTTCATTAG